One Bacteroidota bacterium genomic window carries:
- a CDS encoding toxin-antitoxin system YwqK family antitoxin encodes MNLRWIPLIALIAFTFTTFAQNDTIFNQVDARGFKQGFWQKSYPEGKLMYRGEFKDNHPVGTMFRYYESGDLQAKMHFSEDGNYAAASLFYEDGDISAEGFYYQNLKDSTWRYYSYYSGALVSEENYLKGKKHGTETSYYENGQVSELIHWQLDTKEGPWIQYFPDGKEKLKATYSFNLLNGRYYFYYENGLMMILGNFVDSRRHGPWVFYDDAGKEKYKIEYNFGEALNADALLKSDQEYFDFIEKNMGKFEEPTEEDFLRNGGGY; translated from the coding sequence ATGAACTTAAGATGGATTCCTTTGATAGCACTTATTGCATTTACCTTTACAACATTTGCACAAAACGACACAATCTTCAATCAGGTCGATGCAAGGGGATTCAAACAGGGATTTTGGCAAAAGTCCTACCCAGAAGGAAAACTCATGTACCGTGGCGAGTTTAAAGATAACCATCCGGTGGGAACCATGTTTCGATATTACGAAAGCGGTGACCTTCAGGCGAAGATGCACTTTAGCGAGGATGGCAATTATGCTGCTGCCAGCCTCTTTTACGAAGACGGTGATATATCTGCCGAAGGTTTTTATTACCAAAATCTTAAAGACAGTACCTGGAGGTATTATAGCTATTATTCCGGCGCATTGGTTAGCGAAGAAAACTACCTGAAGGGAAAAAAACATGGCACCGAAACAAGCTATTACGAAAACGGTCAGGTATCTGAACTTATCCATTGGCAGCTTGACACCAAAGAAGGACCTTGGATTCAGTATTTTCCTGATGGAAAAGAAAAACTAAAAGCAACTTATTCCTTCAACCTGTTGAATGGACGGTATTATTTTTATTACGAGAATGGCCTGATGATGATTCTGGGTAATTTTGTCGACAGCCGCCGGCATGGTCCCTGGGTTTTTTATGACGATGCCGGAAAAGAAAAATACAAAATAGAGTATAATTTCGGAGAGGCACTCAACGCCGATGCTCTGCTAAAAAGCGACCAGGAGTATTTTGATTTTATCGAAAAAAATATGGGAAAATTTGAAGAGCCCACCGAAGAAGATTTTTTGCGGAATGGTGGTGGCTATTAG
- a CDS encoding S8 family serine peptidase translates to MPTAKYYITAFLLCIMILSGLHSQVAPDLYWLEFTDKQNTPFSLNKPEEFLSQRAIDRRIQQKILVTEQDIPVNKTYTDSLLDFNLELVLVSKWMNGALIRCADTNTLNAIQQLTFIKHLDRYPHLPETKSSKDEKYILASEPAAAANYQTQIEMLELDYLHNQGINGKGVLIGILDAGFKDVQTVESLQHMWDSNKVLAMRDFVKDEENMLSNHTHGTLVFSILAGWWPDRLVGSAPGAHYVLVRTEKGDTEYLAEEYSWLAGAEFADSIGVDIINSSLGYFQFHDSRQNHSYDQLDGQTTPVTLAALHATRRGILVVNSAGNEGDNDWFQIIAPADADSILAVGAVNYQETITAFSSRGPSSDVRIKPDVSAMGQYTYGQIARGAIYNCNGTSCSAPLITGLAASLKQNNGHCTAQQLREAIIESSDRFQYPDNNYGYGIPDALLANAILLELKNESDLTDIKLFPNPTQEKLYIQINLPWLQQAKSGIVYGLDLAGRMLFKYETNFVPDMNMFEVPQTPILDAGFYMLYVEIDGRFYSLPFIKID, encoded by the coding sequence ATGCCCACTGCCAAATACTATATTACAGCTTTTCTGCTTTGCATAATGATACTGAGCGGTTTGCATAGTCAGGTTGCACCCGATTTATACTGGCTGGAATTTACCGACAAACAAAACACGCCCTTCAGTTTGAATAAACCAGAAGAATTTCTTTCGCAACGGGCAATTGATAGAAGAATACAACAGAAAATACTGGTAACAGAACAGGATATTCCTGTAAATAAAACCTATACCGATAGTCTTTTAGATTTCAATCTAGAGCTTGTCCTTGTTTCGAAATGGATGAATGGCGCCCTAATTCGATGTGCCGATACAAACACACTGAACGCAATTCAGCAACTTACTTTTATTAAACATCTCGACCGCTATCCACATCTCCCGGAAACTAAAAGCAGCAAGGACGAGAAATATATTCTTGCTTCTGAGCCGGCCGCTGCGGCAAATTATCAAACGCAAATTGAAATGCTTGAGCTCGATTACCTGCACAACCAGGGTATTAATGGAAAAGGGGTGCTGATAGGTATTCTGGATGCCGGTTTCAAAGATGTGCAAACCGTCGAATCGCTGCAACATATGTGGGATAGCAACAAGGTATTGGCCATGCGCGACTTTGTGAAAGATGAAGAGAATATGCTTTCCAATCATACGCATGGCACTTTAGTATTTTCCATTCTGGCTGGATGGTGGCCCGATAGACTTGTGGGTAGTGCCCCAGGTGCCCACTATGTGCTTGTGCGCACCGAAAAAGGCGACACAGAATATCTGGCAGAGGAATACAGCTGGCTAGCCGGTGCCGAATTTGCCGATAGCATTGGGGTCGACATCATCAATTCGTCATTGGGTTATTTTCAGTTTCATGACAGCCGGCAAAACCATAGCTACGACCAGCTCGATGGCCAAACAACCCCTGTAACACTAGCTGCATTGCATGCAACCCGCAGGGGAATATTAGTAGTAAACAGTGCAGGTAATGAGGGCGACAACGACTGGTTTCAGATTATAGCCCCGGCCGATGCCGATAGCATACTCGCTGTAGGTGCAGTCAATTACCAGGAGACCATCACAGCTTTCAGCTCCAGGGGCCCCTCTTCTGATGTTAGAATTAAACCAGATGTAAGTGCCATGGGACAATATACTTATGGTCAAATCGCGAGGGGTGCTATCTATAATTGCAACGGAACCTCCTGCTCGGCACCACTTATTACTGGTTTGGCAGCTTCGCTCAAACAAAATAACGGGCACTGCACTGCCCAGCAGTTACGCGAAGCCATCATAGAGAGCAGCGACCGCTTTCAATACCCAGATAACAATTATGGCTATGGCATTCCGGACGCATTGCTGGCCAATGCTATTCTTTTAGAACTGAAGAATGAATCGGACTTAACCGACATAAAACTCTTTCCGAATCCTACACAGGAAAAACTGTACATACAAATTAACCTTCCATGGCTGCAACAGGCAAAATCAGGTATTGTATATGGCCTCGACCTTGCGGGAAGAATGCTTTTTAAGTACGAGACGAATTTTGTGCCTGACATGAATATGTTCGAAGTCCCTCAAACACCAATACTCGATGCTGGCTTCTATATGCTCTATGTAGAAATAGATGGACGGTTTTACAGTCTTCCCTTTATTAAAATCGATTGA
- a CDS encoding exodeoxyribonuclease VII large subunit: MKAAPLTLEALNKIIKSILKDQLDSFWVVAEINEITLNYSGHCYLELVQKSEKNEQLVAKSRATIWNNVYRMLQPYFETTTGQSLAAGMKVMVRVIVEFHEVYGLSLNIVDIEPTYTVGEISLRRQKILQKLTNEGVIDMNRELLLPYFVNRIAIVSSKTAAGLLDFQNQLHHNPQGFQFYSKVFPAIMQGNEAEGSIINQLERIYQHADLFDVVVIIRGGGAAADLECFNSYWLAYHITQFPLPVLSGIGHEQDDTVTDRVAHTRLKTPTAVAGFLVDKMQEVAQDLAETNENIMDLCQERIAVHQSLLEQRVRSLQKYYTRAMNLESKTLSKAILQMSTLARKKMFSLEHTLDKSCEQLKNTAYRQLDQHLFSMNSVHSEFKSSLKIILNTEQHHLSMLEKSLLYNNPRHILEKGFTLTLKDGQRVKHADTLKKGDVVETVFADGRKKSIID, from the coding sequence ATGAAGGCTGCACCCCTTACCCTCGAAGCCCTCAATAAAATAATTAAGTCCATCCTAAAAGATCAACTCGATAGTTTTTGGGTGGTGGCCGAAATAAACGAAATCACTCTCAACTATTCGGGTCACTGCTACCTCGAGCTGGTGCAGAAAAGCGAAAAAAACGAGCAGCTTGTGGCAAAGTCCCGTGCTACAATCTGGAACAATGTGTACAGGATGTTGCAACCCTATTTCGAGACCACTACCGGGCAAAGTCTGGCAGCCGGAATGAAGGTTATGGTGCGGGTTATCGTAGAATTTCACGAAGTATATGGCCTTTCGCTTAACATTGTCGACATCGAGCCTACCTATACAGTGGGTGAGATAAGTTTGCGCAGACAAAAGATTCTGCAAAAACTAACCAACGAAGGAGTCATTGACATGAACCGCGAGCTTCTTCTGCCTTACTTCGTAAACCGTATTGCCATTGTTTCGTCGAAAACTGCAGCCGGCCTGCTCGACTTTCAGAACCAGCTACACCATAACCCACAGGGATTTCAGTTTTACTCCAAAGTATTTCCTGCCATTATGCAGGGCAATGAGGCCGAAGGATCTATCATCAATCAACTTGAACGAATTTACCAACATGCCGACCTGTTCGATGTGGTAGTCATTATACGTGGCGGGGGCGCAGCCGCTGACCTCGAATGCTTTAACAGCTACTGGCTGGCCTATCACATTACCCAATTCCCCTTGCCTGTTTTGAGCGGTATTGGGCACGAGCAGGACGATACCGTTACAGACCGGGTGGCACATACCCGCCTGAAAACACCAACAGCTGTTGCCGGGTTTCTTGTCGATAAAATGCAGGAAGTAGCGCAAGACCTTGCAGAAACAAACGAAAACATCATGGACTTGTGCCAGGAAAGAATAGCAGTACATCAATCCTTGCTCGAACAGAGGGTACGAAGCTTGCAAAAGTATTACACCAGAGCCATGAATCTTGAATCGAAAACACTGTCAAAGGCAATTCTTCAAATGAGCACGCTGGCACGAAAAAAAATGTTTTCACTTGAGCATACACTGGATAAATCTTGTGAACAATTAAAAAATACGGCCTACCGGCAACTCGACCAACATCTATTTTCCATGAACTCTGTTCATTCAGAATTTAAATCCAGCTTAAAAATCATTCTCAACACAGAACAGCATCACCTAAGTATGTTGGAAAAAAGCCTGCTTTACAACAACCCCCGGCATATACTCGAGAAAGGATTTACCTTAACCCTCAAGGACGGACAAAGAGTAAAACATGCAGATACCCTGAAAAAAGGCGATGTTGTTGAAACCGTATTTGCAGATGGCAGGAAAAAAAGCATTATCGACTAA